One Ruegeria pomeroyi DSS-3 genomic region harbors:
- a CDS encoding ABC transporter permease: protein MSDMGMQGGPVAPSTAVGDFAGQNGAYYSAAFKRIQDTTGFAWSWNTMAALFGPIWGAARGVWGFFWMFLVLELFALVQLGRGLWGELGSQQLAKLDRALANIAKREAQAAELQAAGDAAGAEAKLKIAENLKKVAARAQEQADLAAAEATSILLIGLALLLLVKLLEGFYANIAYEAHYLKWRAKPQSQQAGIRTSSIVFGVVMVLAIVPLTLLRFTVTNPDQVLARLTGGLFGDTIPVTHFPVEKEYFSALSKRGDAGFDWAADNFSDAFDGITAGIRWFLDGLEILLLQTPWPVVMLVIVVAASRLAGLRVAIFTAASLAYLAFMGLWELSMITVALIGTGAILCILIGVPFGIWFGKSRRAYAIAEPVLDFMQTMPAFVYLIPIIAFFGTGKPPGVLATLIFAMPPVVRLTALGMRGVPETTKEAAIAFGCSPWQLLFNVELPLALPSIMTGINQTILMSLSMVVIASLIGADGLGALILESLQYAAKGQGLLGGLAILLCAMVIDRIAQGIYRKRVGGA, encoded by the coding sequence ATGAGCGATATGGGAATGCAGGGCGGCCCTGTCGCCCCCAGCACGGCGGTCGGCGATTTTGCGGGTCAGAACGGCGCCTATTACTCGGCGGCCTTCAAGCGCATTCAGGACACCACGGGATTTGCCTGGTCATGGAATACGATGGCGGCCCTGTTTGGCCCGATCTGGGGTGCGGCCCGTGGTGTCTGGGGCTTTTTCTGGATGTTCCTGGTGCTGGAGCTGTTTGCGCTGGTCCAACTCGGGCGGGGTCTGTGGGGAGAGCTTGGATCGCAACAGCTGGCCAAACTGGACCGGGCGCTTGCGAATATCGCCAAGCGCGAGGCGCAGGCGGCAGAGTTGCAGGCCGCTGGCGACGCGGCAGGTGCCGAGGCCAAGCTGAAGATTGCGGAGAACCTCAAGAAGGTCGCCGCCCGTGCACAGGAACAGGCCGATCTGGCCGCTGCCGAGGCGACGTCGATCCTGTTGATCGGACTGGCGCTTTTGCTGCTGGTGAAGCTGCTGGAAGGGTTTTACGCCAATATCGCCTATGAGGCGCATTATCTGAAATGGCGCGCGAAACCGCAAAGCCAGCAGGCCGGGATCAGGACCTCGAGCATCGTCTTTGGGGTGGTCATGGTACTGGCGATCGTTCCGTTGACCCTGCTGCGCTTTACGGTGACCAATCCCGATCAGGTTCTGGCCCGGCTGACGGGCGGGCTGTTCGGGGACACCATCCCGGTGACGCATTTTCCCGTCGAAAAAGAGTATTTCTCGGCGCTTTCGAAACGGGGAGACGCGGGCTTCGATTGGGCCGCTGACAATTTCTCGGATGCGTTCGACGGCATCACGGCGGGCATTCGCTGGTTTCTGGACGGGTTGGAGATCCTGTTGCTGCAAACGCCCTGGCCGGTGGTCATGCTGGTGATCGTCGTCGCGGCCAGCCGGCTGGCGGGCCTGCGCGTCGCGATCTTCACGGCCGCCTCGCTGGCCTATCTGGCCTTCATGGGGTTGTGGGAATTGTCGATGATCACGGTGGCGCTGATCGGTACGGGCGCGATCCTGTGCATCCTCATCGGCGTGCCCTTTGGCATCTGGTTCGGCAAGTCCCGACGCGCCTATGCGATTGCCGAGCCGGTGCTGGATTTCATGCAGACCATGCCGGCCTTTGTCTATCTGATCCCGATCATCGCCTTTTTCGGAACCGGCAAGCCGCCGGGCGTTCTGGCGACACTGATCTTTGCCATGCCGCCCGTGGTTCGCCTGACCGCCTTGGGGATGCGCGGCGTGCCCGAAACCACCAAGGAGGCCGCGATCGCCTTTGGCTGTTCGCCCTGGCAATTGCTGTTCAACGTCGAATTGCCGCTGGCGCTGCCCTCGATCATGACGGGCATCAACCAGACCATCCTGATGTCTCTTTCGATGGTGGTTATCGCCTCGCTGATCGGGGCCGACGGGCTGGGGGCGCTGATCCTGGAATCCCTGCAATACGCGGCCAAGGGCCAGGGCCTGCTGGGCGGGCTTGCCATCCTGCTTTGTGCCATGGTGATCGACCGGATTGCGCAGGGCATCTACCGCAAGCGGGTCGGCGGCGCCTGA
- a CDS encoding quaternary amine ABC transporter ATP-binding protein: MGTDEVIRLERVWKVFGEQAEDAIAAIQARGLSKAEVLGEFGCVVGIANCSFSVKKGEIFCVMGLSGSGKSTMVRHINRLIEPSAGSITVLGQDVLALSPDQLRKMRATNLGMVFQHMALLPHRTVRDNVAFPLQVRGEPKSRRWEVSQRCLEMVDLQGYEDRFPRELSGGMQQRVGLARALASDPDVLLMDEPFSALDPLIRRQLQDQFMALSAELGKTTVFITHDLDEAIRIGTRIAIMKDGRIVQIGTPEEIVTRPADDYVRDFVDGISKLKLVFAHSIMVPISQYRAKHWENLDASIRVSHATDLDHLIDVSTATEQPIVITADDGTDVGVIDKPTLLKGIQGGKA; this comes from the coding sequence ATGGGCACAGACGAGGTCATCCGTTTGGAGCGAGTGTGGAAAGTCTTTGGCGAGCAGGCCGAGGACGCCATCGCCGCTATCCAGGCCCGAGGGCTGAGCAAGGCCGAGGTGCTTGGCGAGTTCGGCTGCGTCGTAGGCATCGCGAATTGTTCCTTCTCGGTGAAAAAGGGAGAGATCTTTTGCGTGATGGGTCTGTCGGGGTCGGGCAAGTCCACGATGGTCCGCCACATCAACCGGTTGATCGAGCCGTCCGCCGGATCCATCACGGTGCTGGGCCAGGATGTTCTGGCGCTGTCGCCCGACCAGCTGCGCAAGATGCGCGCCACCAATCTGGGGATGGTGTTCCAGCATATGGCGCTGTTGCCGCATCGCACGGTGCGCGACAATGTCGCCTTTCCTCTGCAGGTGCGCGGCGAGCCGAAATCGCGCCGTTGGGAGGTCTCGCAGCGCTGCCTTGAGATGGTCGATCTTCAGGGATACGAGGACCGGTTCCCGCGCGAGCTTTCGGGCGGCATGCAGCAACGGGTCGGGCTGGCCCGCGCGCTGGCCTCGGACCCCGATGTGTTGCTGATGGACGAGCCGTTCTCGGCGCTCGACCCGCTCATTCGGCGGCAGCTGCAGGACCAGTTCATGGCGCTGTCGGCGGAACTGGGCAAGACAACCGTTTTCATCACCCATGATCTGGACGAGGCGATCCGTATCGGCACTCGCATTGCCATCATGAAGGACGGCCGGATCGTCCAGATCGGCACGCCCGAGGAGATCGTGACCAGACCGGCAGACGATTACGTGCGGGATTTCGTGGACGGGATTTCCAAGCTGAAGCTCGTCTTCGCCCATTCGATCATGGTGCCGATATCGCAGTATCGGGCGAAGCACTGGGAAAATCTGGATGCAAGCATCCGGGTTTCGCATGCCACCGACCTTGACCACCTGATCGATGTCTCGACCGCCACGGAACAGCCGATCGTGATCACGGCGGATGACGGCACGGATGTTGGGGTGATCGACAAGCCGACACTGTTGAAGGGTATTCAGGGGGGCAAGGCATGA
- the nirJ gene encoding heme d1 biosynthesis radical SAM protein NirJ, whose translation MFRLTEYMHQLIAPTPVRQRRPGPVKPVVIWNLTRRCNLKCRHCYTVSADVDFPGELSHEQAMETLEDLGRFKVPAIILSGGEPLDRFDFFDIAMRARQMVPMLALSTNGTRIHGETADRIADVGFSYVGISLDGIGATNDWFRGVEGAFADALRGVRACKARGIKVGLRFCLTEGTQHHLPNLLQLCDDEGVDKFYLSHLVYAGRGDKNRGEDAAHLRTRHAMDLLLDRAWVAAAEDMPLDIVTGNNDADAGYFLDWVRRNFDAAKVAHIRAHLAAWGGNSSGLGVANIDNLGRVHPDTYWSDYTVGNVKTAPFSQLWTGDDPMLALLRTRPRPLKGRCGACTLKDVCGGNTRIRALQLTGDPWAEDPACYLSDAEIGVTGSDRLTVTPFRGKKHDPAHQFF comes from the coding sequence ATGTTCCGGCTCACCGAATACATGCACCAGCTGATCGCACCGACCCCGGTGCGCCAGCGCCGTCCCGGCCCGGTGAAACCGGTGGTGATCTGGAACCTGACCCGGCGCTGCAACCTGAAATGCCGCCACTGCTATACCGTCTCGGCGGATGTGGATTTTCCCGGCGAGCTGAGCCATGAACAGGCCATGGAAACACTGGAGGATCTGGGCCGGTTCAAGGTGCCCGCGATCATCCTGTCGGGAGGCGAGCCGCTGGACCGGTTCGATTTCTTCGACATCGCCATGCGCGCGCGCCAAATGGTGCCGATGCTGGCGCTCAGCACCAACGGCACCAGGATCCACGGTGAAACCGCCGACCGCATCGCCGATGTGGGCTTCAGCTATGTCGGTATCTCGCTCGACGGGATCGGCGCCACCAATGACTGGTTCCGGGGCGTCGAGGGCGCCTTCGCCGACGCCCTGCGCGGGGTCCGCGCCTGCAAGGCGCGCGGCATCAAGGTTGGCCTGCGCTTCTGCCTGACCGAAGGCACCCAGCACCATCTGCCCAACCTGCTTCAGCTCTGCGACGACGAGGGCGTGGACAAGTTCTATCTCAGCCACCTGGTCTATGCCGGGCGCGGCGACAAGAACCGGGGCGAGGATGCGGCGCATCTGCGCACACGCCACGCAATGGACCTGCTGCTGGACCGCGCCTGGGTGGCCGCGGCCGAGGACATGCCTCTGGATATCGTAACCGGCAACAACGACGCCGACGCGGGTTATTTCCTGGACTGGGTGCGGCGCAATTTCGATGCCGCGAAAGTGGCGCATATCCGCGCCCATCTGGCCGCCTGGGGTGGCAATTCCAGCGGGCTGGGCGTGGCCAATATCGACAACCTGGGCCGGGTGCATCCCGATACCTATTGGTCCGACTACACGGTGGGCAATGTGAAGACGGCGCCGTTTTCCCAGCTCTGGACCGGGGATGACCCGATGCTGGCGCTGCTGCGCACCCGGCCCCGCCCGCTCAAGGGCCGCTGCGGCGCCTGCACGCTCAAGGATGTCTGCGGCGGCAATACCCGCATCCGCGCCCTGCAATTGACCGGCGATCCCTGGGCCGAGGACCCGGCCTGTTACCTGTCCGATGCCGAGATCGGCGTGACGGGTTCGGACCGCCTGACCGTCACCCCGTTCCGAGGAAAGAAACATGACCCGGCGCATCAGTTCTTTTGA
- a CDS encoding LysR family transcriptional regulator — protein sequence MVAKQISKADIHLLRVFCIVVDSQGFSNAQVALNVATSTISRQISELETRLGMRLCDRGRSGFRVTEKGETVYQAAQKLFGALGEFQETVDGSRGRLFGHLALGIIENWASNTSAPIVQALSRFTDLAPDVTIELHSLAPDDIEFAVLDGRVPIGIGVFHSPKPGILYTKVCEERVCLYCGSGHPLFHMTNLEDEERVLRQAQFAKRAYLNEDVVAPKTRNLPSNATAHQMEAIALLILTDKYVGYLPSYFAEEWVAKGRMKIVAGGSFDRPVSVQTATRRGMKLNSVGRTFLDILTAEAVKQGG from the coding sequence ATGGTTGCGAAACAGATTTCAAAGGCCGACATCCACCTGCTGCGGGTGTTCTGCATCGTGGTCGACTCTCAGGGTTTTTCGAACGCTCAGGTCGCCCTGAACGTCGCCACCTCGACGATCTCACGTCAGATTTCCGAGCTTGAAACCCGGTTGGGTATGCGGTTGTGCGATCGCGGGCGTTCGGGCTTTCGCGTCACCGAGAAGGGCGAGACGGTCTATCAGGCGGCGCAAAAGCTGTTTGGCGCCCTTGGCGAATTTCAGGAAACGGTGGATGGCTCGCGCGGCCGGCTGTTCGGACATCTCGCCCTTGGCATCATCGAGAACTGGGCCTCGAACACTTCCGCGCCCATCGTGCAGGCGTTGTCGAGGTTCACCGATCTGGCGCCGGATGTGACGATTGAATTGCATTCGCTTGCCCCGGATGACATCGAATTTGCCGTGCTGGATGGAAGGGTACCGATCGGGATCGGCGTCTTTCACTCGCCAAAGCCCGGCATTCTATACACCAAGGTCTGCGAAGAGCGGGTCTGCCTCTATTGCGGCTCTGGCCACCCGTTGTTCCACATGACCAACCTGGAAGACGAAGAACGGGTCCTGCGCCAGGCCCAATTCGCCAAGCGGGCCTATCTGAACGAAGACGTCGTGGCCCCAAAGACGCGCAACCTGCCCTCGAATGCGACCGCGCACCAGATGGAGGCCATCGCCTTGCTGATCCTGACCGACAAGTATGTCGGGTATCTGCCGTCCTATTTTGCCGAAGAATGGGTCGCCAAGGGCCGCATGAAGATCGTTGCCGGCGGCTCGTTCGACCGCCCGGTAAGCGTCCAGACCGCGACACGCCGCGGCATGAAGCTGAATTCGGTCGGCAGAACCTTTTTGGATATCCTGACTGCCGAGGCCGTGAAACAGGGCGGCTGA
- a CDS encoding Lrp/AsnC family transcriptional regulator has product MTPDATDRRILNRMQEDLPLTAHPYAAVAAELGLTEDDLLERLARMKAARLITRFGPFFDAAAMGGAFCLCAMAVPEAEFESVLTKVNAHPEVAHNYERTHRLNMWFVLATETPQGIAATADAIETETGIAVLRFPKLQEFFIGFRVAA; this is encoded by the coding sequence ATGACCCCCGACGCAACCGACCGCCGCATCCTCAACCGCATGCAGGAGGATCTGCCGCTGACGGCGCATCCCTATGCCGCCGTAGCTGCCGAACTGGGTCTCACCGAAGATGACCTGCTGGAGCGGTTGGCCCGGATGAAGGCGGCGCGGCTGATCACCCGTTTCGGCCCGTTCTTCGACGCGGCCGCCATGGGCGGGGCCTTTTGCCTGTGTGCGATGGCGGTGCCCGAGGCGGAATTCGAAAGTGTCCTGACCAAAGTCAATGCCCACCCGGAGGTGGCGCATAATTATGAACGCACGCACCGGCTGAACATGTGGTTCGTGCTGGCCACCGAAACCCCCCAGGGGATCGCGGCCACCGCCGATGCGATCGAGACGGAAACCGGGATCGCGGTCCTGCGCTTTCCGAAATTGCAGGAATTCTTCATCGGCTTCCGGGTGGCGGCATGA
- a CDS encoding siroheme decarboxylase subunit beta codes for MCQITDPVDRALLDDWQRNFPITDRPFLGLAEQLGISEHEVITRLARMQAAGRITRVGATIAPGSASASTLAAVAAPEDRIEEIAGMIGAEPGVNHNYQREDDWNLWFVATGPDRAHVDATLARIGAASGLRVLDLRLLRPFNVDLGFRMGAGAPRVPTRRAVDASVLRPGDTDLLQALTQGLPLVPAPYAALAEGLGLTPSAAMARIALLQQAGVISRLGVIVRHRALGWSSNAMVVWDLPSERIDSAGPTLAAHPGVTLCYERRPVPGVWPYRLYTMIHARSRREALAVLDSAKALPELADTPHKVLFSTRCFKQTGALIKPRKEEAA; via the coding sequence ATGTGCCAGATCACCGATCCCGTCGACCGCGCCCTGCTGGATGACTGGCAGCGCAACTTTCCGATCACCGACCGCCCGTTCCTGGGCCTGGCCGAACAGCTGGGCATCTCGGAGCACGAGGTCATCACCCGCCTTGCCCGGATGCAGGCGGCCGGGCGGATCACCCGGGTGGGCGCCACCATCGCGCCCGGCAGCGCCTCGGCCAGCACCCTTGCTGCGGTTGCCGCCCCCGAGGACCGGATCGAGGAGATCGCCGGGATGATCGGCGCCGAGCCGGGGGTGAACCACAATTACCAGCGCGAGGACGACTGGAACCTGTGGTTCGTCGCCACCGGCCCCGACCGCGCGCATGTGGATGCAACGCTGGCACGGATCGGCGCGGCCAGCGGGCTGCGGGTGCTCGACCTGCGGCTGCTGCGGCCCTTCAACGTCGATCTGGGCTTTCGCATGGGCGCGGGCGCGCCGCGCGTGCCGACCCGGCGGGCGGTCGATGCCAGCGTGCTGCGTCCCGGCGATACCGACCTGTTGCAAGCGCTGACCCAGGGCCTGCCGCTGGTGCCCGCACCCTATGCGGCTTTGGCCGAGGGGCTGGGCCTGACCCCCAGCGCCGCAATGGCGCGCATCGCGCTGTTGCAGCAGGCCGGGGTGATCTCGCGCCTTGGGGTCATCGTGCGCCACCGCGCGCTGGGGTGGTCATCGAACGCGATGGTGGTCTGGGACCTGCCCTCCGAACGGATCGACAGCGCCGGGCCGACGCTGGCCGCGCATCCCGGCGTGACCCTCTGTTACGAGCGCCGTCCGGTGCCCGGTGTCTGGCCCTACCGGCTCTATACCATGATCCATGCCCGCTCGCGCCGAGAGGCGCTGGCGGTGCTGGACAGCGCCAAGGCCCTGCCCGAACTGGCCGACACGCCGCACAAGGTGCTGTTCTCGACCCGCTGTTTCAAACAGACCGGCGCGCTGATCAAACCCCGCAAGGAGGAGGCCGCATGA
- a CDS encoding cytochrome D1 domain-containing protein, producing the protein MKPLVLTLVAALMAGTAGAQTVATGDLGLVIERATGSVLLVDQSERAALARIEGLGDLSHASLVYSPDERFAYVFGRDGGLTKLDITTRQIVNRVLQSGNAIGGAISDDGRLVAVSNYDPGGVRVFDADTLEMVADIPTGGKTIGLVDAPGRRFVFTVWDTGETWIADFTSPEPMLTTIPGMGKNPYDALITGNGRTYITGLFGEDGLSALDLWDETPQPIRVLPGYGRGQQEMPVYKMPHLEGWALTGREFVLPAVGHAQVLWVDADTLTETGRTATHGQPVFAMARPDGRQVWVNFAHPLNDTIQVIDTVSKEVIHQFKPGPAVLHMEFTPRGHEVWISVRDAGKVMVYDTRTFEKLREIEADSPSGIFFTVRAHRTGL; encoded by the coding sequence ATGAAACCGCTTGTCCTGACCCTTGTCGCCGCGCTGATGGCAGGTACCGCCGGCGCCCAGACCGTCGCCACCGGCGATCTGGGGCTGGTGATCGAACGGGCCACCGGCTCGGTCCTGCTGGTCGACCAGTCCGAACGCGCCGCGCTGGCGCGGATCGAGGGCTTGGGCGATCTCTCGCATGCCTCGCTGGTCTATTCCCCCGATGAACGCTTTGCCTATGTGTTCGGCCGCGACGGCGGTCTGACCAAACTCGATATCACCACCCGCCAGATCGTGAACCGTGTCCTGCAATCGGGCAATGCCATCGGCGGAGCGATTTCCGACGATGGGCGGCTGGTGGCCGTGTCCAACTATGACCCCGGCGGGGTGCGCGTCTTTGACGCCGACACGCTGGAGATGGTCGCCGACATCCCCACCGGCGGCAAGACCATCGGACTGGTCGATGCGCCGGGCCGCCGGTTCGTCTTTACCGTCTGGGATACGGGCGAGACCTGGATCGCCGACTTCACCTCGCCCGAGCCGATGCTGACCACTATCCCCGGCATGGGCAAGAACCCCTATGACGCGCTGATCACCGGCAACGGCCGCACCTATATCACCGGCCTATTTGGCGAGGACGGGCTGAGTGCGCTTGACCTGTGGGACGAGACGCCCCAGCCGATCCGCGTGCTGCCAGGCTATGGCCGGGGCCAGCAGGAAATGCCGGTCTACAAGATGCCGCATCTGGAAGGCTGGGCGCTGACAGGCCGCGAATTCGTGCTGCCCGCCGTGGGGCATGCGCAGGTCCTGTGGGTCGATGCCGACACATTGACCGAGACCGGGCGCACCGCCACCCATGGCCAGCCGGTATTCGCCATGGCGCGACCCGACGGGCGTCAGGTCTGGGTCAATTTCGCCCATCCGCTGAACGACACCATTCAGGTGATCGACACGGTCAGCAAAGAGGTGATCCATCAGTTCAAACCCGGCCCCGCCGTGCTGCATATGGAATTCACACCACGCGGGCACGAGGTCTGGATCAGCGTCCGCGACGCGGGCAAGGTGATGGTCTACGACACCCGCACCTTCGAGAAACTGCGCGAGATCGAGGCCGATAGCCCCTCGGGCATCTTCTTTACCGTGCGCGCGCATCGGACGGGGTTGTAA
- a CDS encoding nitrite reductase, whose product MLAGPVVAGPAEDYAEYCASCHGAARLGGLGPALIPETLGRMRGPKVAAVIREGRTATQMPGFSDTLDEAAIAALAEYVKEPLAEIPAWGEGEIMASRVLDGDYVAAAAPVWDADPMNITLVVETGDHHVSVLDGDTFDVLDRFETPFAVHGGPKFSPDGRYVFIMSRDGWVQKYDLWSLQQVGRVRAGLNSRNIAMSHDGKWLAVANYLPMSLTLLSTEDLSVAKVMKVTAKDGTPSRVSAVYQAPQRQSFILALKDAPEIWEVATDPDAHPVYEGFIHSREKGMVEAIASSEGLFARRRIEISEPLDDFFFSDDYRNLIGAARDGVRGVVVNLNVGREIAELPLEGMPHLGSGISWARDGRRVMATPHLKEGKLSVIDTESWTRIATIETEGPGFFLRSHENTPYFWADVFFGPNKDAMHVIDKQSLEIVRTLRPAPGKTVAHVEFTRDGKHALVSVWEEDGAVIVYDAATLEELRRLPMKKPSGKYNVWNKITFSEGTSH is encoded by the coding sequence ATGCTGGCCGGACCGGTGGTGGCGGGGCCGGCCGAGGACTATGCCGAATACTGTGCCAGCTGCCACGGCGCGGCGCGGCTGGGCGGGCTGGGACCGGCGCTGATCCCCGAGACGCTGGGCCGGATGCGCGGGCCGAAAGTGGCAGCCGTGATCCGCGAGGGCCGCACCGCAACCCAGATGCCGGGGTTCTCAGACACGCTGGACGAAGCGGCCATCGCCGCGCTGGCGGAGTATGTGAAAGAACCACTGGCCGAGATCCCCGCCTGGGGCGAGGGCGAGATCATGGCGAGCCGGGTGCTGGACGGCGACTATGTGGCCGCCGCCGCGCCGGTCTGGGACGCCGATCCGATGAACATCACCCTGGTGGTGGAAACCGGCGATCATCATGTCAGCGTGCTGGATGGCGATACGTTCGACGTTCTCGACCGCTTCGAAACACCGTTCGCCGTGCATGGCGGACCCAAGTTCAGCCCCGACGGGCGCTATGTCTTCATCATGTCGCGCGACGGCTGGGTGCAGAAATACGACCTCTGGTCGCTGCAACAGGTGGGCCGGGTGCGCGCCGGTCTCAACAGCCGCAACATCGCCATGAGCCATGACGGCAAATGGCTGGCGGTGGCCAATTACCTGCCGATGTCGCTGACCCTGCTGAGCACCGAGGACCTGTCGGTGGCGAAGGTCATGAAGGTGACCGCCAAGGATGGCACGCCCAGCCGGGTCTCGGCCGTCTATCAGGCGCCGCAACGGCAGAGCTTCATCCTGGCGCTCAAGGACGCGCCAGAGATCTGGGAGGTGGCCACCGACCCCGATGCCCACCCGGTTTACGAGGGCTTCATTCATTCGCGAGAGAAGGGCATGGTCGAGGCGATCGCCTCGTCCGAGGGTCTGTTCGCCCGGCGCCGGATCGAAATATCCGAGCCGCTCGACGATTTCTTCTTTTCCGACGATTACCGCAACCTGATCGGCGCCGCGCGCGACGGGGTGCGCGGGGTGGTGGTGAACCTGAACGTCGGGCGCGAGATCGCCGAACTGCCGCTGGAGGGCATGCCGCATCTGGGCTCGGGCATCAGCTGGGCACGCGACGGGCGCCGGGTGATGGCGACGCCACATCTGAAAGAGGGCAAGCTGAGCGTCATCGACACCGAAAGCTGGACCCGCATCGCGACGATCGAGACAGAGGGGCCGGGGTTTTTCCTGCGCAGCCACGAGAACACCCCCTATTTCTGGGCCGATGTGTTCTTTGGCCCCAACAAGGACGCGATGCATGTGATCGACAAGCAGAGCCTGGAAATCGTGCGCACCCTGCGCCCGGCGCCGGGCAAGACGGTGGCGCATGTGGAGTTCACCCGTGACGGCAAACATGCGCTGGTCTCTGTCTGGGAAGAGGATGGCGCGGTCATCGTCTATGACGCCGCAACGCTGGAAGAGCTGCGCCGCCTGCCGATGAAGAAACCCTCGGGGAAATACAATGTCTGGAACAAGATCACCTTCTCGGAAGGCACCAGCCACTGA
- a CDS encoding glycine betaine ABC transporter substrate-binding protein, which produces MTTTVMLSLGTSAFAADVVIGVPNWPSVRATAHVLKIVLEDNLGLEVELQNGSNPIIFEAMDAGAMQVHPEVWLPNQSNLHNTFVKEKGTVAMNPNGIAADQAMCVTRGTAERTGIKALSELSDPDMAAKFDSDGDGLGEIWIGAAGWASTNVEKIRAKSYGYDQTMTLKEMDETLALAEVDAATDQDTNIAFFCYTPHHMFQLYDLVLLEEPPHDPAQWKVAQPTDDPNWLENSSAAVAWDKAYLHIHYQAEMDPAAAAVLAKVDLTSDQVSAMVYALIVDGMDAEAFARNWVEENADQVDSWLN; this is translated from the coding sequence ATGACCACGACCGTAATGCTCTCGCTGGGAACCAGCGCGTTTGCCGCCGATGTCGTGATCGGCGTGCCCAACTGGCCGTCGGTCCGCGCGACGGCACATGTCCTGAAGATCGTGCTTGAGGACAATCTTGGCCTGGAGGTCGAGCTGCAGAACGGCAGCAACCCGATCATTTTCGAGGCCATGGATGCGGGCGCCATGCAGGTGCACCCCGAGGTCTGGCTGCCGAACCAGTCGAACCTTCACAACACCTTCGTCAAAGAAAAGGGCACGGTTGCGATGAACCCCAACGGGATCGCGGCCGATCAAGCGATGTGCGTGACCAGGGGCACGGCCGAGCGTACCGGCATCAAGGCCCTGTCCGAATTGAGCGATCCGGACATGGCGGCCAAGTTCGATTCAGATGGCGATGGGCTGGGCGAAATCTGGATCGGCGCGGCAGGGTGGGCCTCGACCAATGTCGAGAAAATCCGCGCCAAATCCTATGGCTACGATCAGACCATGACGCTCAAGGAAATGGACGAGACTCTGGCATTGGCCGAGGTCGATGCCGCGACCGATCAGGACACAAACATCGCCTTCTTCTGCTACACGCCGCACCACATGTTCCAGCTGTACGATCTGGTCCTGCTGGAAGAGCCGCCGCATGATCCGGCGCAATGGAAGGTGGCGCAGCCCACAGACGATCCCAACTGGCTGGAAAACTCCTCTGCCGCAGTCGCCTGGGACAAGGCTTATCTGCACATCCATTATCAGGCCGAAATGGACCCCGCCGCCGCCGCCGTGCTGGCGAAAGTGGATCTGACATCCGACCAGGTTTCGGCCATGGTTTACGCCCTGATCGTCGACGGGATGGACGCCGAAGCCTTTGCCCGAAACTGGGTCGAAGAGAACGCAGATCAGGTCGACAGCTGGCTGAACTAG
- a CDS encoding siroheme decarboxylase subunit beta yields the protein MIDETDRRIIAAMQEGLPLVPAPFARVAADLALPEPELMERIAALKARGVVRRIAAAPNHYKLGMTSNGMTVWNVDDARIADLGARVGALPFVTHCYERPRALPDWPYNLFAMVHGADRDEVEAKRAEIAALLGTACRGHDILYSTRILKKTGLRLKERT from the coding sequence ATGATCGACGAGACAGACAGACGGATCATCGCGGCCATGCAGGAGGGCCTGCCGCTGGTGCCCGCCCCCTTTGCCCGGGTCGCTGCCGACCTGGCCCTGCCCGAACCCGAACTGATGGAGCGTATCGCCGCCCTGAAGGCGCGCGGTGTGGTCCGCCGCATCGCCGCCGCGCCCAACCACTACAAGCTGGGCATGACCTCCAATGGAATGACCGTCTGGAACGTTGACGATGCCCGCATCGCCGATCTGGGCGCGCGCGTGGGCGCGCTGCCCTTTGTCACCCATTGCTATGAACGCCCCCGCGCCCTGCCCGACTGGCCCTATAACCTGTTTGCCATGGTGCATGGCGCCGACCGGGACGAGGTCGAGGCCAAGCGTGCCGAAATCGCCGCCCTGCTGGGCACCGCCTGCCGGGGGCATGACATCCTCTATTCCACCCGCATCCTGAAAAAGACCGGGCTGCGCCTGAAGGAAAGGACCTGA